A single region of the Anoplolepis gracilipes chromosome 1, ASM4749672v1, whole genome shotgun sequence genome encodes:
- the Tps1 gene encoding uncharacterized protein Tps1 isoform X2 — MIVVSNRLPFVLKRNEITGQLERKASAGGLVTAVAPVVISGNGVWVGWPGMHMENPNEPIPESDPNDRTPTAGLLSRKVVAVHVDSGVFDSYYNGCCNGTFWPLFHSMPDRATFIADHWRAYSVVNEQFAAKTVAALEQIHKEQKNQSNGTPLVWVHDYHLMLAANWIRQASDEKDLRLKLGFFLHIPFPPWDIFRLFPWADEILQGMLGCDMVGFHIQDYCLNFVDCCQRCLGCRVDRKNLLVEHGGRTVRVRPLPIGIPFDRFVSLAETANKVMQSNQKIVLGVDRLDYTKGLVHRLKAFEMLLEKHPEHREQVTMLQIAVPSRTDVREYQDLKLEMDQLIGCINGRFTTPNWSPIRYIYGCVSQDELAAFYRDAAVALVTPLRDGMNLVAKEFVACQINKPPGVLIVSPFAGAGEMMHEALICNPYEIDEAAEVIHRALTMPEDERTLRMNHLRRRERIYDVNYWMKSFLQVMGSLEEHDSVGATTMQPVTMDDFDDYLSKYIGENHKLALLLDYDGTLAPIATHPDLAILPLETKNVLQRLSNMSDVYIAIISGRNVNNVKSMVGIEGITYAGNHGLEILHPDGSKFVHPMPAELEDKVASLMQMLQEQLCKDGAWVENKGALLTFHYRETPMESRPRMVDQAKKLIEAAGFKACTAHCAIEARPPVEWNKGSASIYILRTAFGLDWSERIRIIYAGDDVTDEDAMKTLKGMAATFRVTSSHIVRTSAERRLPSTDSVLTMLKWVERHLSRRKPRNSIDIPGIPSRFRRSSGGVTMEMSYTPPRSPLESNWLKV, encoded by the exons cgcCGGTGGTCTAGTAACTGCGGTAGCGCCAGTTGTCATAAGCGGAAATGGAGTTTGGGTTGGATGGCCGGGTATGCACATGGAAAATCCCAACGAACCGATACCCGAATCCGATCCCAACGATCGTACGCCTACCGCCGGTCTGTTATCTCGGAAG GTTGTCGCGGTACATGTTGATTCCGGCGTCTTTGATTCGTATTACAATGGATGCTGCAACGGAACCTTCTGGCCACTCTTCCATTCTATGCCGGATCGGGCAACCTTCATCGCGGATCATTGGCGCGCGTATTCCGTGGTCAATGAACAGTTTGCCGCTAAAACG GTTGCTGCCTTGGAACAAATTCACAAGGAACAGAAAAATCAGTCCAATGGCACGCCATTAGTATGGGTTCATGATTATCATCTGATGTTAGCCGCAAATTGGATTAGACAAGCATCCGACGAGAAGGATCTCAGGCTTAAATTAGGTTTCTTCCTTCACATCCCCTTCCCACCATGGGACATCTTCAGGCTCTTTCCGTGGGCGGACGAAATTCTACAGGGTATGCTTG GATGTGACATGGTGGGTTTTCACATTCAAGATTATTGTCTGAACTTTGTCGATTGCTGCCAGAGGTGTCTTGGCTGCAGAGTCGACCGTAAGAATTTACTAGTTGAACATGGCGGTAGGACGGTACGAGTAAGACCGCTGCCAATTGGCATCCCGTTCGACAGATTCGTCTCGCTGGCAGAGACTGCCAACAAGGTCATGCAGTCGAATCAGAAGATTGTCCTTGGTGTCGATCGGCTTGATTACACGAAAGGCCTCGTTCATAGATTGAAAGCTTTTGAGATGCTATTGGAGAAACATCCTGAGCACCGTGAACAG GTAACAATGTTGCAAATCGCAGTGCCTTCACGCACCGATGTTCGTGAGTATCAGGATCTGAAACTCGAAATGGATCAACTAATCGGTTGTATAAACGGTCGTTTCACGACACCCAACTGGTCACCCATCCGTTATATTTACGGCTGCGTCAGCCAGGATGAGCTAGCGGCATTCTACAGAGACGCCGCCGTTGCTCTCGTCACTCCGCTCAGGGATGGTATGAATTTAGTCGCTAAAGAATTCGTCGCTTGTCAAATCAATAAGCCGCCGGGAGTGCTGATAGTATCGCCGTTCGCCGGTGCCGGCGAAATGATGCACGAGGCTCTGATTTGTAATCCCTATGAGATTGACGAAGCCGCGGAAGTGATTCACAG AGCTCTTACCATGCCTGAAGATGAACGTACCCTAAGAATGAATCACTTACGTCGACGTGAAAGGATATACGATGTCAACTATTGGATGAAGTCCTTCCTTCAGGTGATGGGATCGCTCGAGGAACATGATTCTGTGGGTGCTACTACAATGCAGCCCGTGACTATGGATGATTTCGACGATTATTTGAGCAA GTATATTGGTGAAAATCATAAATTGGCACTTCTTCTGGATTACGACGGTACACTAGCACCTATTGCCACTCATCCTGACTTAGCGATCTTGCCGCTTGAGACGAAAAACGTTCTGCAAAGGCTATCCAATATGTCGGATGTTTACATCGCAATCATATCGGGCAGAAATGTAAACAATGTGAAATCGATGGTCGGAATAGAAGGTATCACGTATGCCGGAAATCACGGATTGGAGATCCTACATCCGGATGGTAGTAAATTCGTTCATCCTATGCCCGCCGAATTGGAAGACAAAGTGGCCAGTTTGATGCAGATGCTTCAGGAACAG CTTTGCAAGGACGGTGCTTGGGTCGAGAATAAAGGAGCCCTTCTCACATTCCACTATCGCGAGACACCGATGGAGAGTCGTCCCAGAATGGTAGATCAAGCTAAAAAACTTATTGAGGCCGCCGGATTCAAGGCCTGTACCGCGCATTGCGCCATCGAGGCAAGACCACCGGTCGAATGGAATAAGGGCAGCGCTTCCATTTATATTCTTCGTACAGCTTTTGGTCTAGATTGGAGCGAAcgtattagaattatatatgctGGCGACGACGTTACAGATGAGGATGCGATGAAG ACCTTGAAAGGTATGGCTGCTACTTTCCGCGTGACATCGTCGCACATCGTTCGTACATCCGCGGAGAGACGTCTGCCTAGCACAGATTCAGTGCTCACGATGTTAAAATGGGTTGAGAGGCATCTCAGTAGACGTAAGCCCCGCAACAGCATCGACATCCCGGGCATTCCGTCACGATTTCGGCGCAGCAGCGGTGGAGTCACGATGGAGATGTCTTATACACCGCCAAGATCACCTCTCGAATC GAATTGGCTGAAAGTCTAA
- the Tps1 gene encoding uncharacterized protein Tps1 isoform X1, which translates to MSTVICTEPGSFTSNGSMIVVSNRLPFVLKRNEITGQLERKASAGGLVTAVAPVVISGNGVWVGWPGMHMENPNEPIPESDPNDRTPTAGLLSRKVVAVHVDSGVFDSYYNGCCNGTFWPLFHSMPDRATFIADHWRAYSVVNEQFAAKTVAALEQIHKEQKNQSNGTPLVWVHDYHLMLAANWIRQASDEKDLRLKLGFFLHIPFPPWDIFRLFPWADEILQGMLGCDMVGFHIQDYCLNFVDCCQRCLGCRVDRKNLLVEHGGRTVRVRPLPIGIPFDRFVSLAETANKVMQSNQKIVLGVDRLDYTKGLVHRLKAFEMLLEKHPEHREQVTMLQIAVPSRTDVREYQDLKLEMDQLIGCINGRFTTPNWSPIRYIYGCVSQDELAAFYRDAAVALVTPLRDGMNLVAKEFVACQINKPPGVLIVSPFAGAGEMMHEALICNPYEIDEAAEVIHRALTMPEDERTLRMNHLRRRERIYDVNYWMKSFLQVMGSLEEHDSVGATTMQPVTMDDFDDYLSKYIGENHKLALLLDYDGTLAPIATHPDLAILPLETKNVLQRLSNMSDVYIAIISGRNVNNVKSMVGIEGITYAGNHGLEILHPDGSKFVHPMPAELEDKVASLMQMLQEQLCKDGAWVENKGALLTFHYRETPMESRPRMVDQAKKLIEAAGFKACTAHCAIEARPPVEWNKGSASIYILRTAFGLDWSERIRIIYAGDDVTDEDAMKTLKGMAATFRVTSSHIVRTSAERRLPSTDSVLTMLKWVERHLSRRKPRNSIDIPGIPSRFRRSSGGVTMEMSYTPPRSPLESNWLKV; encoded by the exons cgcCGGTGGTCTAGTAACTGCGGTAGCGCCAGTTGTCATAAGCGGAAATGGAGTTTGGGTTGGATGGCCGGGTATGCACATGGAAAATCCCAACGAACCGATACCCGAATCCGATCCCAACGATCGTACGCCTACCGCCGGTCTGTTATCTCGGAAG GTTGTCGCGGTACATGTTGATTCCGGCGTCTTTGATTCGTATTACAATGGATGCTGCAACGGAACCTTCTGGCCACTCTTCCATTCTATGCCGGATCGGGCAACCTTCATCGCGGATCATTGGCGCGCGTATTCCGTGGTCAATGAACAGTTTGCCGCTAAAACG GTTGCTGCCTTGGAACAAATTCACAAGGAACAGAAAAATCAGTCCAATGGCACGCCATTAGTATGGGTTCATGATTATCATCTGATGTTAGCCGCAAATTGGATTAGACAAGCATCCGACGAGAAGGATCTCAGGCTTAAATTAGGTTTCTTCCTTCACATCCCCTTCCCACCATGGGACATCTTCAGGCTCTTTCCGTGGGCGGACGAAATTCTACAGGGTATGCTTG GATGTGACATGGTGGGTTTTCACATTCAAGATTATTGTCTGAACTTTGTCGATTGCTGCCAGAGGTGTCTTGGCTGCAGAGTCGACCGTAAGAATTTACTAGTTGAACATGGCGGTAGGACGGTACGAGTAAGACCGCTGCCAATTGGCATCCCGTTCGACAGATTCGTCTCGCTGGCAGAGACTGCCAACAAGGTCATGCAGTCGAATCAGAAGATTGTCCTTGGTGTCGATCGGCTTGATTACACGAAAGGCCTCGTTCATAGATTGAAAGCTTTTGAGATGCTATTGGAGAAACATCCTGAGCACCGTGAACAG GTAACAATGTTGCAAATCGCAGTGCCTTCACGCACCGATGTTCGTGAGTATCAGGATCTGAAACTCGAAATGGATCAACTAATCGGTTGTATAAACGGTCGTTTCACGACACCCAACTGGTCACCCATCCGTTATATTTACGGCTGCGTCAGCCAGGATGAGCTAGCGGCATTCTACAGAGACGCCGCCGTTGCTCTCGTCACTCCGCTCAGGGATGGTATGAATTTAGTCGCTAAAGAATTCGTCGCTTGTCAAATCAATAAGCCGCCGGGAGTGCTGATAGTATCGCCGTTCGCCGGTGCCGGCGAAATGATGCACGAGGCTCTGATTTGTAATCCCTATGAGATTGACGAAGCCGCGGAAGTGATTCACAG AGCTCTTACCATGCCTGAAGATGAACGTACCCTAAGAATGAATCACTTACGTCGACGTGAAAGGATATACGATGTCAACTATTGGATGAAGTCCTTCCTTCAGGTGATGGGATCGCTCGAGGAACATGATTCTGTGGGTGCTACTACAATGCAGCCCGTGACTATGGATGATTTCGACGATTATTTGAGCAA GTATATTGGTGAAAATCATAAATTGGCACTTCTTCTGGATTACGACGGTACACTAGCACCTATTGCCACTCATCCTGACTTAGCGATCTTGCCGCTTGAGACGAAAAACGTTCTGCAAAGGCTATCCAATATGTCGGATGTTTACATCGCAATCATATCGGGCAGAAATGTAAACAATGTGAAATCGATGGTCGGAATAGAAGGTATCACGTATGCCGGAAATCACGGATTGGAGATCCTACATCCGGATGGTAGTAAATTCGTTCATCCTATGCCCGCCGAATTGGAAGACAAAGTGGCCAGTTTGATGCAGATGCTTCAGGAACAG CTTTGCAAGGACGGTGCTTGGGTCGAGAATAAAGGAGCCCTTCTCACATTCCACTATCGCGAGACACCGATGGAGAGTCGTCCCAGAATGGTAGATCAAGCTAAAAAACTTATTGAGGCCGCCGGATTCAAGGCCTGTACCGCGCATTGCGCCATCGAGGCAAGACCACCGGTCGAATGGAATAAGGGCAGCGCTTCCATTTATATTCTTCGTACAGCTTTTGGTCTAGATTGGAGCGAAcgtattagaattatatatgctGGCGACGACGTTACAGATGAGGATGCGATGAAG ACCTTGAAAGGTATGGCTGCTACTTTCCGCGTGACATCGTCGCACATCGTTCGTACATCCGCGGAGAGACGTCTGCCTAGCACAGATTCAGTGCTCACGATGTTAAAATGGGTTGAGAGGCATCTCAGTAGACGTAAGCCCCGCAACAGCATCGACATCCCGGGCATTCCGTCACGATTTCGGCGCAGCAGCGGTGGAGTCACGATGGAGATGTCTTATACACCGCCAAGATCACCTCTCGAATC GAATTGGCTGAAAGTCTAA